One window of the Pseudomonas knackmussii B13 genome contains the following:
- a CDS encoding aldo/keto reductase, whose protein sequence is MDKRTLGNGGLEVSALGLGCMGLSFGYGPATDRAEAIGLIRAAFERGVTFFDSAEAYGPFTNEELLGEALAPMRDQVVIATKFGFLDGDSSKGLDSRPERIRAVAEASLKRLKTDRIDLFYQHRIDPNVPIEDVAGTVRELIQEGKVKHFGLSEAGAQSIRRAHAVQPVAALQSEYSLWWCEPEKEVLPVLEELGIGFVPFSPLGKGFLTGAIDANTHFDASDFRNVVPRFSEENRKANAALVDVLGRIAEGKGATRAQIAIAWLLAQKPWIVPIPGTTKLHRLEENLGAARIVLDAVDLAAIEAALQQIQVVGERYPAHLQQRVDR, encoded by the coding sequence ATGGACAAACGCACACTCGGCAACGGCGGGCTGGAGGTCTCGGCCCTGGGCCTGGGCTGCATGGGCCTGAGCTTCGGCTACGGCCCGGCGACCGACAGGGCCGAGGCGATCGGCCTGATCCGCGCCGCCTTCGAGCGCGGCGTGACCTTCTTCGATAGCGCCGAGGCCTACGGTCCTTTCACCAACGAGGAACTGCTCGGAGAAGCCCTGGCGCCGATGCGCGATCAGGTGGTGATCGCCACCAAGTTCGGCTTTCTCGACGGCGATTCCAGCAAGGGCCTGGACAGCCGCCCGGAGCGCATCCGCGCAGTTGCCGAGGCTTCGCTGAAGCGCCTGAAAACCGACCGCATTGACTTGTTCTACCAACACCGGATCGACCCGAACGTGCCCATCGAGGATGTCGCCGGCACCGTCCGCGAACTGATCCAGGAAGGCAAGGTGAAGCACTTCGGCCTGTCCGAAGCCGGCGCGCAGTCGATCCGCCGCGCCCATGCGGTGCAGCCGGTGGCGGCGCTGCAGAGCGAGTATTCGCTCTGGTGGTGCGAGCCGGAGAAGGAGGTGCTGCCGGTACTGGAGGAGCTGGGCATCGGCTTCGTGCCCTTCAGTCCGCTGGGCAAGGGCTTCCTCACCGGCGCCATCGACGCGAACACGCACTTCGACGCCAGCGATTTCCGCAACGTGGTGCCGCGCTTCTCGGAAGAAAACCGCAAGGCGAATGCGGCACTGGTGGACGTACTGGGGCGGATCGCCGAGGGCAAGGGCGCCACCCGCGCGCAGATCGCCATCGCCTGGTTGCTGGCGCAGAAGCCCTGGATAGTGCCGATCCCCGGCACCACCAAGCTGCATCGCCTGGAAGAGAACCTCGGTGCCGCGCGAATCGTCCTCGATGCAGTCGACCTGGCCGCCATCGAAGCTGCCTTGCAGCAGATCCAGGTCGTCGGCGAACGCTACCCGGCGCACCTGCAGCAACGCGTCGACCGCTGA
- a CDS encoding multidrug effflux MFS transporter: protein MTEQLISTATPHQGLGVLLILSTLMAFASISTDLYLPALPHMAAALAASPGSVELSISGYLVGFSLGQLLWGPIGDRHGRRLPIAIGLVLFILGSAGCALATSAPTLIGWRVLQAVGACASVVLARAMVRDLYSGPAAARMLSTLMTVMAVAPLVGPSLGGLILRLGSWQAIFWVLVGVGLATLGALALLPETLPAELRSREPLAGAVHRYGELLRQRRFLAYAGAGGFFYAGMFAYIAGSPFAYIDYHHLSPQLYGVLFAVGIVGIMLTNQVNARLVECYGSDRLLRLGCGMAAGAGLILAAVAATDMGGLPALALALFLFIAATGFVVANSIAGALAGSPQQAGAVSALIGSIHYGSGILGSALVGLCADGTPWPMGWVIALCGLGSLCCARMLVAAGEAPAR from the coding sequence ATGACCGAACAATTGATTTCCACCGCGACACCGCACCAGGGCCTCGGCGTCCTGCTGATCCTCAGCACCCTGATGGCCTTCGCTTCCATCTCCACCGACCTCTACCTGCCGGCGCTGCCGCACATGGCCGCTGCGCTGGCGGCCAGCCCCGGCAGCGTCGAGCTGAGCATTTCCGGCTACCTGGTCGGCTTCAGCCTCGGCCAACTGCTCTGGGGGCCGATCGGTGACCGACACGGCCGGCGCCTGCCCATCGCCATCGGCCTGGTGCTGTTCATCCTCGGCTCCGCCGGCTGTGCGCTGGCCACTAGCGCGCCGACGCTGATCGGCTGGCGCGTGCTGCAGGCGGTCGGCGCCTGCGCCAGCGTGGTCCTGGCCCGTGCCATGGTCCGCGACCTCTACTCGGGGCCTGCGGCTGCACGGATGCTCTCGACCTTGATGACCGTGATGGCGGTCGCGCCCCTGGTCGGGCCGAGCCTGGGCGGCCTGATCCTGCGGCTGGGGTCCTGGCAGGCGATCTTCTGGGTGCTGGTCGGCGTCGGCCTGGCCACCCTGGGCGCGCTGGCGCTGTTGCCGGAAACCCTGCCGGCCGAGCTGCGCAGCCGCGAACCCCTGGCCGGCGCCGTGCACCGCTACGGCGAACTGCTGCGGCAGCGGCGCTTCCTGGCCTACGCCGGCGCGGGCGGCTTCTTCTATGCGGGGATGTTCGCCTACATCGCCGGCAGCCCGTTCGCCTACATCGACTACCACCATCTTTCGCCGCAACTGTATGGCGTGCTCTTCGCCGTGGGCATCGTCGGCATCATGCTGACCAACCAGGTGAATGCGCGCCTGGTGGAATGCTACGGCAGCGACCGCCTGTTGCGCCTGGGTTGCGGCATGGCGGCGGGCGCCGGGTTGATCCTGGCAGCTGTCGCCGCAACCGACATGGGTGGCTTGCCGGCCTTGGCGCTGGCGCTGTTCCTGTTCATCGCGGCCACCGGTTTCGTGGTCGCCAACTCCATCGCCGGCGCCTTGGCCGGCTCGCCCCAGCAGGCCGGCGCGGTGTCGGCCCTGATCGGCTCGATCCATTACGGCTCGGGCATTCTCGGTTCTGCATTGGTCGGCTTGTGCGCCGACGGCACGCCCTGGCCGATGGGCTGGGTGATCGCCCTGTGCGGACTTGGGAGCTTGTGCTGCGCGCGGATGCTGGTGGCTGCCGGAGAGGCGCCGGCACGCTAG
- a CDS encoding substrate-binding periplasmic protein produces MKLLFACLLSLCSFAASAAELHLLTDDHPPLQFLQQGQLKGYGVDLVHALAGLTGDRVRLDQTPLRRALLLAAQTPDTGVFLVLRSPERETQYRWVGPALDVQIGLYSLGDKPLPLASLEQARHAGRIAVPRKWLGYSYLQKHGMDNLYGVESPEQMMNLLKLGRADLVVADDHTITSLARDAGIDPRQIHLRLALLRQGVYIAFSPQTDAQRIANWQAALDQLRQQGELQRLAQQWQVDQAWR; encoded by the coding sequence ATGAAGCTGCTGTTCGCTTGCCTCCTTTCCCTTTGCTCTTTCGCCGCCAGCGCAGCCGAACTGCACCTGCTCACCGACGACCACCCACCGCTGCAATTCCTGCAGCAGGGCCAGCTCAAAGGCTACGGGGTGGACCTGGTGCATGCGCTGGCAGGGCTCACCGGCGACCGCGTGCGGCTGGACCAGACGCCCCTGCGCCGCGCCCTGCTGCTGGCCGCGCAAACCCCGGACACCGGCGTCTTCCTGGTGCTCCGCAGCCCCGAGCGCGAAACGCAGTACCGCTGGGTCGGGCCGGCGCTGGACGTGCAGATCGGCCTCTACTCGCTGGGCGACAAGCCGCTGCCGCTGGCCAGCCTGGAACAGGCCCGGCATGCCGGGCGCATCGCCGTACCGCGCAAATGGCTGGGCTACAGCTACCTGCAGAAGCACGGCATGGACAACCTGTACGGCGTGGAAAGCCCCGAGCAGATGATGAACCTGCTGAAACTCGGCCGCGCCGATCTGGTGGTGGCCGATGATCACACCATCACCTCGCTGGCCCGCGACGCCGGCATCGACCCGCGCCAGATCCACCTGCGCCTGGCGCTGCTGCGCCAGGGCGTCTACATCGCCTTCTCGCCGCAGACCGACGCACAGCGAATCGCGAACTGGCAGGCGGCTTTGGATCAGCTGCGCCAGCAGGGCGAGCTGCAGCGCCTCGCGCAGCAATGGCAGGTCGACCAGGCCTGGCGCTGA
- a CDS encoding patatin-like phospholipase family protein, whose amino-acid sequence MSEYRILSLDGGGTWALLQAMALQHMFGIDARGHDVLRRYDLVAANSGGSIVLGGLFENLRLGELLEHYFRSESSRKRIFVRNSFLKAPLAGTLQALADVGPKYDASAKLDGLQSILRNAGNVLLTDLRDDVMGGDCPDIIVCAFDYQVQRARYFRSNPKSRAASFSTPTPVTLAEAIHASTNAPVNYFDAPAMVRREAFWDGGVAGLNNPVLAAVVDALSNEKPAADIRALSIGTATAGQLPRSKPESAPDHKLTQLPLETGLKADLRKLAMSIIGDPPDAATFIAHVSLGQKVPLEENDAPVVGNLVRLNPLIRPRNKDANGIWQAPHGFAQDEFLKLVKMDMDAVEEEDVNLIVRLGQGWIAGDFLNQPIRMSNEPYRCEIGHDQFAAAHQHARALGLVP is encoded by the coding sequence ATGAGCGAATACCGCATCTTGTCCCTCGACGGTGGTGGCACCTGGGCGCTGCTCCAGGCGATGGCTCTGCAGCATATGTTTGGTATTGACGCACGTGGGCACGATGTCTTGCGCCGGTACGATCTGGTGGCAGCAAACTCCGGTGGCTCCATCGTGCTCGGTGGCCTGTTCGAGAATCTGCGCCTGGGCGAGTTGCTGGAACACTATTTTCGCAGCGAAAGCAGTCGCAAGCGCATCTTCGTGCGCAATTCGTTCCTCAAGGCGCCGCTAGCGGGCACCCTGCAGGCGCTCGCTGACGTCGGTCCGAAATATGATGCGTCAGCCAAGCTGGATGGACTGCAGTCGATCCTGCGCAACGCCGGCAATGTCCTGCTCACCGACCTGCGCGACGACGTCATGGGAGGCGACTGTCCGGACATCATCGTCTGTGCCTTCGACTACCAGGTGCAACGGGCACGGTATTTCCGCTCCAACCCCAAGAGTCGTGCGGCCAGCTTCTCGACGCCCACGCCTGTGACCCTGGCCGAAGCCATCCATGCCTCGACCAATGCACCGGTCAACTATTTCGATGCCCCGGCCATGGTTCGTCGTGAGGCGTTCTGGGACGGCGGCGTGGCCGGTCTGAACAATCCAGTGCTGGCGGCGGTGGTCGATGCACTGTCGAACGAAAAACCGGCTGCGGATATCCGCGCGTTGAGCATAGGCACCGCCACCGCCGGCCAGTTGCCCCGGTCGAAGCCAGAGTCGGCTCCCGACCACAAGCTGACCCAGTTGCCGCTGGAAACCGGCCTGAAGGCCGACCTGCGCAAGTTGGCCATGAGCATCATCGGGGACCCGCCGGATGCGGCCACCTTCATTGCCCATGTAAGCCTGGGCCAAAAGGTGCCACTGGAAGAAAACGATGCCCCGGTGGTCGGCAATCTGGTACGGCTGAACCCGCTGATCCGCCCCAGGAACAAGGACGCGAATGGCATCTGGCAGGCGCCGCACGGATTCGCTCAGGATGAGTTCCTGAAGTTGGTGAAGATGGACATGGATGCCGTCGAGGAGGAAGACGTAAACCTGATCGTGCGCCTGGGGCAAGGCTGGATCGCCGGCGACTTCCTCAACCAGCCGATTCGCATGAGCAATGAGCCCTATCGCTGCGAGATAGGTCACGACCAGTTTGCCGCTGCCCACCAGCACGCGCGGGCTCTGGGTCTGGTGCCTTAG
- a CDS encoding substrate-binding periplasmic protein — protein sequence MFLPAYLLACEKSLRWDDDPPFSMQLEDGSVGGIYVDLNRHVLERMGCRTILVKLPWARALKELENGHLDVLPGAFRKPEREVYAYFSGAIWKPSRNILFMRKELQAQYPLHDLLDLLSTSFRLGAQVGVAYGESYQQLMSHTDFAGRVFFNANRLNLWHMIDKERLDGIIADENSGLYELRQLGLSERIVATDVVVSSDASEVAFSKRSNTPEFADHYAQEMRAVVDSGEYQHIVDRYLGR from the coding sequence GTGTTCTTGCCCGCGTACCTGCTGGCCTGCGAGAAGAGCTTGCGCTGGGACGACGATCCGCCTTTCAGCATGCAACTGGAGGACGGTTCGGTCGGCGGCATCTACGTCGACCTGAACCGCCACGTGCTGGAGCGCATGGGCTGCCGCACGATACTGGTCAAGCTGCCCTGGGCGCGGGCACTGAAGGAGCTGGAGAACGGTCACCTGGACGTGCTGCCCGGCGCCTTCCGCAAGCCCGAGCGCGAGGTCTACGCCTACTTCTCCGGCGCAATCTGGAAACCGTCGCGCAACATCCTCTTCATGCGCAAGGAGCTCCAGGCGCAATACCCGTTGCACGACCTGCTCGATCTGCTGAGCACTTCATTCCGCCTCGGCGCCCAGGTCGGCGTGGCCTACGGCGAGTCCTACCAGCAGCTCATGAGCCACACCGACTTCGCCGGGCGGGTGTTCTTCAACGCCAACCGCCTCAACCTCTGGCACATGATCGACAAGGAGCGCCTCGACGGCATCATCGCCGACGAGAACAGCGGCCTGTACGAGCTGCGCCAGCTGGGGCTGAGCGAGCGCATCGTGGCCACCGACGTGGTGGTCTCCTCGGACGCCTCGGAAGTGGCCTTCAGCAAGCGCTCGAACACCCCCGAGTTCGCCGACCACTACGCCCAGGAGATGCGCGCGGTGGTCGATAGCGGCGAGTACCAGCACATCGTCGACCGCTACCTCGGCCGCTGA
- a CDS encoding C45 family autoproteolytic acyltransferase/hydolase, whose protein sequence is MIIHSFVSDLRDPYQRGRQIGEQWAAQIGRTLDLYLAFFPKLGIPNVQVRSIGEASLAALDAWCPALAREIEGLAKGVQRPLWQLAALNARTEILAVMPAQPVEGECSTSVYAPAGAAAPLSLQTWDWHDSLVPHGLLLQFVGASGLIVKLFTEFGMLGKIGVNSAGLGLHFNILHHASDNGDAGVPVHAIARRVLEEARSVEEAIALARSARVSASTVLTAFTQADGNPRAASIEMSPAHVGVVLPGDDGWLLHTNHFLDPDLVRGERTADVSTTYARLDHLKAMTPEMVRTELVERADAFCGAAGDQAVVCFHPDPSQPETERWETLLSVSIDTAGCALEYVAGTPKALARDGALRF, encoded by the coding sequence GTGATCATTCATTCCTTCGTCAGCGACCTTCGCGACCCCTACCAGCGCGGCCGGCAGATCGGCGAGCAGTGGGCGGCGCAGATCGGCCGCACCCTGGACCTGTACCTGGCGTTCTTCCCCAAGCTGGGCATTCCCAACGTACAGGTGCGCAGCATCGGCGAGGCCAGCCTGGCCGCGCTGGATGCCTGGTGCCCGGCGCTGGCGCGGGAAATCGAAGGCCTGGCCAAAGGCGTGCAGCGCCCGCTGTGGCAACTGGCGGCGCTGAACGCGCGCACCGAGATTCTCGCGGTGATGCCGGCGCAGCCGGTGGAAGGCGAGTGCTCCACCTCGGTGTACGCACCGGCCGGTGCGGCGGCTCCGCTGAGCCTGCAGACCTGGGACTGGCACGACAGCCTGGTGCCCCACGGCCTGCTGCTGCAATTCGTTGGCGCGAGCGGCCTGATCGTCAAGCTGTTCACCGAGTTCGGCATGCTCGGCAAGATCGGCGTGAACAGCGCAGGCCTGGGCCTGCACTTCAACATCCTGCACCACGCCAGCGACAACGGTGACGCCGGGGTGCCGGTGCACGCCATCGCCCGCCGCGTGTTGGAGGAGGCGCGCAGCGTGGAGGAGGCCATCGCCCTGGCGCGTTCGGCACGGGTGAGTGCTTCCACCGTGCTGACCGCCTTCACCCAGGCTGATGGGAATCCGCGCGCGGCAAGCATCGAGATGAGCCCTGCGCATGTCGGCGTGGTCCTGCCCGGCGACGACGGCTGGCTGCTGCATACCAACCACTTCCTCGACCCCGATCTGGTCCGTGGCGAACGCACCGCCGACGTCTCCACTACCTATGCGCGCCTCGATCACCTGAAGGCGATGACCCCGGAAATGGTTCGTACCGAGCTGGTCGAGCGCGCCGATGCCTTCTGCGGCGCGGCGGGCGATCAGGCGGTGGTGTGCTTTCACCCGGACCCGAGCCAGCCGGAAACCGAGCGCTGGGAAACCTTGTTGTCGGTATCCATCGACACCGCCGGCTGCGCCCTGGAGTACGTCGCCGGCACACCAAAGGCCCTGGCCCGCGACGGCGCATTGCGCTTTTGA
- a CDS encoding extracellular solute-binding protein, with protein MKRDKPIRMAALGLILAGAQLSANAEDKVLHLYNWADYFAPDTLAAFTRETGIQVVYDIMDSSETLEAKMMSGHSGYDMIFPGDTVAERLMRAGALQKLDPAKLQHLDDIEPGLRELQTKYPYSRHAVVPYTWGTVGLTFNRAMIDKRLPDAPVNSLDMLFKPELAAKFADCGISMIDSPDEVLAVVLNYIGRDPRSGDPKDLADAEAVLKRIKPYIRKFQSQPVTQLVNGDICLSLGYSGDVTQAQRAADEAGKKERFEYRVPREGTSIWMDTMAIPADAQHPEYAYALINFIMRPQNMAAISNATGYPTSSAKAKPMVDPLMRDNPDIYVDEATYKRLIPGKDIPQRTMRARMRAWTDFKTASSH; from the coding sequence ATGAAACGCGACAAACCTATCCGCATGGCCGCGCTGGGGCTGATCCTGGCCGGCGCGCAGCTGAGCGCGAACGCCGAAGACAAGGTCCTGCACCTGTACAACTGGGCCGACTACTTCGCCCCCGACACCCTCGCCGCCTTCACCCGCGAGACAGGCATCCAGGTGGTCTACGACATCATGGACAGCAGCGAGACGCTGGAAGCCAAGATGATGTCCGGGCACAGCGGCTACGACATGATCTTCCCCGGCGACACCGTGGCCGAGCGGCTGATGCGCGCCGGCGCGCTGCAGAAGCTCGACCCGGCGAAGCTGCAGCACCTGGACGACATCGAGCCGGGCCTGCGCGAGCTGCAGACCAAGTACCCCTACTCGCGCCACGCCGTGGTGCCCTACACCTGGGGCACCGTGGGCCTGACCTTCAACCGCGCGATGATCGACAAGCGCCTGCCCGATGCGCCGGTGAACAGCCTGGACATGCTGTTCAAGCCGGAGCTGGCGGCGAAGTTCGCCGATTGCGGCATCTCGATGATCGACTCGCCCGACGAAGTGCTGGCCGTGGTGCTCAACTACATCGGCCGCGACCCGCGCAGTGGCGATCCGAAGGACCTGGCCGACGCCGAAGCGGTGCTCAAGCGGATCAAGCCGTACATCCGCAAGTTCCAGTCGCAGCCAGTCACCCAACTGGTCAACGGCGACATCTGCCTGTCGCTCGGCTACAGCGGCGACGTCACCCAGGCGCAGCGCGCCGCCGACGAAGCGGGCAAGAAGGAGCGCTTCGAGTACCGCGTGCCGCGCGAGGGCACCAGCATCTGGATGGACACCATGGCCATCCCCGCCGATGCGCAGCACCCGGAGTACGCCTACGCGCTGATCAACTTCATCATGCGTCCGCAGAACATGGCGGCGATCAGCAACGCCACCGGCTACCCGACCTCCAGCGCCAAGGCCAAGCCGATGGTCGATCCGCTGATGCGCGACAACCCGGATATCTACGTCGACGAAGCCACCTACAAGCGGCTGATCCCCGGCAAGGACATCCCGCAGCGCACCATGCGGGCGCGGATGCGTGCCTGGACCGACTTCAAGACCGCGTCGAGCCACTAG
- the aguB gene encoding N-carbamoylputrescine amidase, which produces MSLLTVATVQFACSWDLRANLDTAERLVREAAAAGAKLILLPELFATPYFCIEQDHRHLALAEPYAGSPLLARFADLAGELGVVLPLSWFERAGNAYFNSLTVADADGRLLGVYRKTHIPNAIGYQEKEYFSPGDTGFRVWDSAVGRLGIGICWDQWFPETARCLALQGAEVLLFPTAIGSEPGADHLDSRDHWQMTQRGHAAANLLPVLASNRICEEVAGSDASLRMRFYGSSFISDHKGQLLASADRETAGVQVRTLDFAAMREERLNWGIYRDRRPEMYGPLLGLDGQHVHPRWQGLGV; this is translated from the coding sequence ATGAGCCTGCTGACCGTCGCCACCGTGCAATTCGCCTGCAGCTGGGACCTGCGCGCCAACCTCGACACCGCCGAGCGCCTGGTGCGCGAAGCGGCCGCCGCGGGCGCGAAGCTGATCCTGCTGCCGGAACTCTTCGCCACCCCCTACTTCTGCATCGAGCAGGACCACCGCCACCTGGCGCTGGCCGAGCCCTACGCCGGCAGCCCGCTGCTCGCGCGCTTCGCCGACCTCGCCGGGGAGCTGGGCGTGGTGCTGCCGCTGAGCTGGTTCGAGCGCGCCGGCAACGCCTACTTCAACTCGCTGACCGTGGCCGACGCCGATGGCCGCCTGCTCGGGGTCTACCGCAAGACGCACATCCCCAACGCCATCGGTTACCAGGAGAAGGAGTACTTCAGCCCCGGCGACACCGGCTTCCGCGTCTGGGACAGCGCCGTCGGCCGCCTGGGCATCGGCATCTGCTGGGACCAGTGGTTCCCCGAGACCGCGCGCTGCCTGGCGCTGCAAGGCGCCGAGGTGCTGCTGTTCCCCACCGCCATCGGTTCCGAGCCGGGCGCCGATCACCTCGACTCGCGCGATCACTGGCAGATGACCCAGCGCGGCCACGCCGCCGCCAACCTGCTGCCGGTGCTGGCCTCCAACCGCATCTGCGAGGAAGTGGCCGGCAGCGACGCCAGCCTGCGCATGCGCTTCTACGGCTCCTCGTTCATCAGCGACCACAAGGGCCAGCTGCTGGCCTCTGCCGACCGCGAAACGGCCGGTGTGCAGGTGCGCACCCTCGACTTCGCCGCCATGCGCGAGGAACGCCTGAACTGGGGCATCTACCGCGACCGCCGGCCGGAAATGTACGGCCCGCTGCTGGGCCTCGACGGCCAGCACGTCCATCCACGCTGGCAAGGCCTGGGAGTCTGA